In the genome of Micromonospora sp. Llam0, the window GAATCTGTGCCTTCGTCACCGTCCTCGGCCTGTCAACGACCGCCGCCGGTCAAATCGACCGACGATTCACACAGCTCGCTGTTACGGAAGTGACGGTGGAAGACACAGGAACGGGCGCTTTGACGGGCTATGAACTTTCGTTTCCTAGTAATGCATCTGACCGCATCGAAGCACTCAACGGCGTTGTGCATGCCGGATTGTGGTGGCAGGTTCCAATTCATAGCCCTCAGATCTCTACAACCCCCGCACTACCAAGGGGCGACCGCGGCGAAGGCGGCAGTCTCACTTTTTACGCCGCAGAGCCAGGCGCATTAGAGGCAATGGGCGTCGAGATGGCTTTTGGTCGAAGCTATGACGAATTCCACCAGTCACGCGGCGAGCAGGTCGCCTTACTTGGAGCGCCCGCTGCAGCCCGACTTGGCATAACGCGACTCGACTCCTTCCCTGCAGTCTTCATCAACGGACGCCCTTACACGGTTATCGGGCTCATCGATAGCGCCGAGCGGCGGCCTGAGTTCCTCCTGTCCGTAGTGATTCCGACATCAACGGCACTAGCGACGTATGGCCCGCCGACCGACGATCCAGCCCGGATGATCGTCGAAACTGCGGTGGGCGCAGGTCCACTCGTCGCCTCACAAGCGAAACTTGCGCTTCGGCCCGATGCACCTGATCATTTCCGCGTCATCGCACCGCCAGATCCGAAGGCCCTGCGCAGTGGCGTAACCTCCGACCTCAACGTCCTCTTTCTATTGCTGGCTGGCGTCTCATTACTGATCGGCGCGGTTGGAATCGCCAATACGACCTTCGTGGCGGTCTTGGAGAGGACAAAGGAGATCGGCTTGCGCCGCGCGCTTGGGGCCCGACCCCGCCACATCGCCGCGCAGTTTCTAACAGAGTCCGTGACTCTAGGTACGCTCGGTGGCCTCATTGGCACCAGCCTTGCTGTAGCCGTCGTGGTAACCATAGCTGTCGTCCGTGAGTGGACAGCAATCCTAGCGCCGTGGACGGTGTTGCCAGCACCGCTAGCTGGCGGCCTGGTCGGCCTCCTTGCCGGCCTCTATCCGGCGCTACGCGCGGCCTGGATCGAGCCGGTGGATGCGCTCCGTCGCTGAGCCAGTGTCGTTTGTCGGTGTTGAGCTGGACGTTTGTAGACCTTTCGGCATGGCGGCGTGACCGGCGAGGCTGGTGCTGGTGTGCTTGCCGGTCATGACCCAGGCTGTAGTGGTGACGGCGGATCAGGTGTCGGTGGGGGTGCTGTCTCGTCGCTGCCGCCGGGATGGGGTCCGCGCCGCCCGTGCCCGGCGTGCGCAGCTGCTGCACCCGAACCCCACCCGAGCCTCCCGTCATGGACGCGCCCGCACCAAGCGTCCATAACAGGCCCCCTGCATATCCGGACAGCGCCCCTGTGTTGTGCTTCTGCAGCGTCGGCGGCGGTTTCCCGCCTCGGGTTCGGTCTTGCTTCCGTCTGGCGAACTGGTGGGTACGTTCGCGCTGCCAGCTTGGGGACAAGGGCAGGTCGCGGATCATGACGGAAGGTGGCAGGCTGGTGGGCTGGGTGACAGGCTCGGCGCTGACTGGCAGGCCGGGCTTGGTCGCGCGCCGAGATCGTCGGATGGTGTACCGCTGCGGCGGCGCCGGGCTGGGGCGTTGGCGCTGGGGCTGTCGCGTCATCCGCGGCAGGGGTGGCTGCAGCATGCGGCCGAGGCGGCGCAGGCCCGGATGTCGCACGTGCACGAGGACCCCGCCTTGGCCGACATCGTGACCTAGGCGTGGGACCTGGCCCGCTCGGCCCCTTCCCGGGAGTTGGTGCGCTCGAACAGCGGTGAAGCGGGGGTGGCGGTCGTCGCTCACGGCGAGAGGTCGAGCCTGGTCGCCCGCTCGGGTGGGCCAGTGTTCGTGCTCTCGTCGGCGTTCGACGGGGTGATCCGGTTGGAGCCGGACCCGTTCTGGTTGCAGAAGGCAGAGCTGTCGGAGCTGACCCAGGAGTTGATCAACGTGTCTCGGCCAGGCCGAGCGCGGCGAGAAGTGGATGCCGCCTGCCGGGTCGGGGCGGCGGGCGCGGGTGACGACGACCGTCCACATCTGGTCGCGGGTCTCGTAGCTGGTCGATGCGTCCCAGCAGCCAGTTACGCAGCTGTCGTGGCGTCATCGGTTCCGGTGGCACACCCGGTGCCACCTCGTCGCGGTCCAGATGCCAGGGCAGGCTGCCGAAGGGGTCATCGAGTCGGTCCAACAACGGCCGGTCGCTAGGCTCCAGTTCGTCGTGGACCTCCATACTCGAGCAGGTCCGCCGCCGCCTCGACGGTTGAGGAGCGTCGCCTGCGGTCGAGCGGTCGAGAACCTCGTCGGGGCGTCAGCGGGCGTACGTGGCGAGCAGTTGCAGCCGTTCGGCGTCGGCGCTGCCCGGCGCGGCGGTGTAGACGATCAGGATCGGGCCGGTGCGCCCCGGCGGGGTGTAGGCGTCCCAGTCCAGCCGCAGCTCGCCGACCTGTGGATGCGGGAACGTCTTGCTGCCGCTGACCGACTCGCGTACGTCGTGGCGGGCCCAGAGCTGGCGGAACTCGTCGCTGCGGATGCTGAGCGTGCCGACGATCTCCCGGGCACGCGGGTGCTCCGGGTCGGCGGCGACCGCCGCCCGCAGGAAACCCAGGTAGTCCAGCACCGTCTCCCGCCAGCCGGGGCAGCGGCCGTGCGCCTCGGCATGGTCGAACATGTCGACCAGGGCGTTGGTCGGCCCGATGCCCGGGTACAGTGCGGCGGCCATGGCGTTCCAGGCCAGCAGGTCCAGGTGCCGGCTGACCACCACGGCCGGGGTGTGCAGGCTGTGCAGCAGCCGGTGGGTGCTCTCCGGGACGGTTTCCCGGGTACGCCGTCGTGGTTTCGGGGGCTGCTGCGCCCGGCGGGCCAACGCCCGCAGGTGGCGGGTCTCCTCGGCGTTGAGCGCGAGGGCGCGGGCGATGCCGGTCAGCACGTCGTCGGACGGGCGGACGTCGCGGCCCTGCTCCAGCCGCTGGTAGTAGTCGGTGCTCACCCCGGCGAGCAGCGCCAGCTCCTCGCGGCGCAGCCCGGCGACCCGCCGACGCGGGCCGGGTGCCAGGCCGATCTCCTCCGGCCGCAGCCGGGAGCGGCGGTTACGGAGGAAGTCGGCCAGCTCGCGGGCGTAGACCGTGCTCGTCACACCATCAAGTGTGCCCCCGTCCACCCGCCGCAGGGTAGGTCCCGTGGTCCCAGGTTGGCCAGGTCTCTCCGGTGGCCCGTCCGGCTACCTAGCGTCGGCGGTCATGCAGGACATACGGAACTGGACCGAAGAGCAGATCCCCGACCAGCACGGCCGGCGCGCGGTGGTGACCGGGGCGAACTCCGGCGTGGGGCGGGTCACAGCGCTGGAGCTGGCCCGGCACGGGGCCGCCGTGGTGCTGGCGGTACGCAACGTGACGGCCGGTAAGGAGGCGGCCGCCACGATCCGGCGCGAGGTGCCGGGCGCCGACGTCGAGGTACGCCGGCTGGATCTGGCGTCACTCGCCTCGATCCGATCCTTCGCCACCGACTTCACCGGCAACCTCGACCTGCTGGTCAACAACGCCGGGCTGGTGTTGACCGGCCCGCGACCCCCGCTGACCGTGGACGGGTTCGACCTGCAGATGGGCACCAACGCGCTCGGGCCGTACGCGCTGACCGGGCTGCTGCTGGACCGGCTGGCCGCAGGGAAGGAGCCCCGGGTGGTCACCGTGTCATCGATCGTCCACAAATGGCGCAATCTCGACCTGGACGATCTGATGTCCGAGCGGTCCTACAACGGCAACCGGGCGTACGCGATGTCGAAGCTGGTCGGCACGATCCTCGGCCTGGAGCTGGACCGGCGGCTGCGGGCCGCCGGGTCGCCGGTGGTCAGCATGCTGGCCCACCCCGGTATGACCCGCACCAACCTGACCCCGCGCGCGATGGCCGACCGGGGCCGGCTGATGCGCGCCGCCAGCCGGCTCATGTCACTCGTCGTCAGCCCGGTCGAGGCCGGTGCCCGACCCCAGCTGTACGCGACGACCGCCCCCGGCGTACGGGGTGGGCAGTTCTTCGGGCCACGCGGGTTCCAGGAGATTCGCGGCCCGGTCACCGAGGTGCGGGCCAGCGCTCAGGCCCGGGATCCGGGCAACGGCCGGCGGATGTGGGCGGCGGCGGCCCGGCTCACCGGCGTCACATACCTCTGACCGCCGCTCTCTGACCGCCGCGAAAGATCACCATTGGACCATTCCATCGACGGGCGTAAGGTCGACCTCGGCTGGCCG includes:
- a CDS encoding ABC transporter permease, with the protein product MSSIDLFNEALAGILQRPGRSLLTMLGTVLGICAFVTVLGLSTTAAGQIDRRFTQLAVTEVTVEDTGTGALTGYELSFPSNASDRIEALNGVVHAGLWWQVPIHSPQISTTPALPRGDRGEGGSLTFYAAEPGALEAMGVEMAFGRSYDEFHQSRGEQVALLGAPAAARLGITRLDSFPAVFINGRPYTVIGLIDSAERRPEFLLSVVIPTSTALATYGPPTDDPARMIVETAVGAGPLVASQAKLALRPDAPDHFRVIAPPDPKALRSGVTSDLNVLFLLLAGVSLLIGAVGIANTTFVAVLERTKEIGLRRALGARPRHIAAQFLTESVTLGTLGGLIGTSLAVAVVVTIAVVREWTAILAPWTVLPAPLAGGLVGLLAGLYPALRAAWIEPVDALRR
- a CDS encoding helix-turn-helix domain-containing protein; amino-acid sequence: MTSTVYARELADFLRNRRSRLRPEEIGLAPGPRRRVAGLRREELALLAGVSTDYYQRLEQGRDVRPSDDVLTGIARALALNAEETRHLRALARRAQQPPKPRRRTRETVPESTHRLLHSLHTPAVVVSRHLDLLAWNAMAAALYPGIGPTNALVDMFDHAEAHGRCPGWRETVLDYLGFLRAAVAADPEHPRAREIVGTLSIRSDEFRQLWARHDVRESVSGSKTFPHPQVGELRLDWDAYTPPGRTGPILIVYTAAPGSADAERLQLLATYAR
- a CDS encoding oxidoreductase, whose protein sequence is MQDIRNWTEEQIPDQHGRRAVVTGANSGVGRVTALELARHGAAVVLAVRNVTAGKEAAATIRREVPGADVEVRRLDLASLASIRSFATDFTGNLDLLVNNAGLVLTGPRPPLTVDGFDLQMGTNALGPYALTGLLLDRLAAGKEPRVVTVSSIVHKWRNLDLDDLMSERSYNGNRAYAMSKLVGTILGLELDRRLRAAGSPVVSMLAHPGMTRTNLTPRAMADRGRLMRAASRLMSLVVSPVEAGARPQLYATTAPGVRGGQFFGPRGFQEIRGPVTEVRASAQARDPGNGRRMWAAAARLTGVTYL